The segment TGTTTCATCATTTTTTTCATTTGTCTTGGATCCATACCTCCTAACATCTCTCTCACCCTATTGTTTTTCAAAATGAATTACAGTATTTTTAACTTCTGTTTTATTTATTTGCACTTTTCTTATTGGTGTTATTTTTTTAAGCACTTGTTGTATTTGTACTGGGAATTTTCCAAATAAAATTGAATTCATTACTTCATCCAATGTTAATTCTTTTATCATTTCTTTAACTTGTGTATTAAAAGTATTTCTTAAAGCTGTTTTTGGTCTTTGAGCAATTTTATTTAAAGTAATTATTGAACCCTTTACTCTAATTTTATTTCCATCTTTTGTTTCTGCATCAACTACTTTATCAACTACAGATCTTCTTCTTCTTGCTAATGTTTTAACAAAAGATTGATCAACTTCATGTCCAATAACTCTTGTAAATGCAGTTGTACCTTTTACTTCTACAATTCTGAAATTAACTCTTGTATTAATTCCTACTGCGCCCACTTTTCCACCAACAATAAATAAAGGTACTTTTATTATTTTGTTCAATAGATTCTTAGGATCAGATGCAGGAATTTCTCCTAATTCTTTATTTTCATAAAGTTCAGGAGCTAATACCCTATACCAAGATTTTAACTTCCATTTATCAATTGTTTTTCTTACTGTTTTTTTCTTAGCCATAAATATCACCTTACTTTACAATTAATGCTGCAGTATCTGGATCATATTTCCAATCTGCTGGCAATTTGCCTTTATCTGTATAATATCTTGCTAATCTTCTGATTTTAGATTCAACATGTATTAATTTTGTTTTATTGTGTGTATCTCTATTGTTAGTAGCTAAATGTTTTCGCATTTTAACTGCTCTTTTAATTAAAGTTAAAATATCATCTGGATAATCAATTTTTATTCCATTCTCTTTTAATATATCTGTTAAAGTTTTATTACAAACTGCTCTTACACTTGGAACTTGATGTTCTTTTTTTAAGATTAATCCAATTGCAGTTGCATTATTTCCTTCTTTTGCTAATTTCAAAATTATTTTTTCTATTTCATCTGGTTTCATTGTATTTGCAGGTAATTCTTTTCCTACAATTCTTTTAGAACCAGATTTTCCTCCTTTTTTTGAGTGCAATCTAGCCATATTTTATTCACCTTTTTATCTTTCTTTAATCTATTTGTTTTTCTTTCTTTTGATTAATATTTTCTTTCTTTTTCTAAAAGAAAGAAAAGATTATGCCGGAGAATGTTTTGCCGAAACAATCACATTTCCCAAATAGTAATCATTATTATTTATACAACTATTTATAAAGTTATTTAATTTGTATTCAGTATAGAGAATTAATTTAAAACTTCATAAAATAATATTTAGAAGGAAGAAGTTATAAAATTATGTAATTATTTTTCAAATTTAAATATAAAGTGATTTTAGTTCTAGAATTTATTTTTATATATATTTTTCCTGTGTGCAACAAATAAAACTAAAATAGTTATTTCCTTTTCATTAATATCTATTATTGCTCTATAATCTCCTATGCGAACTCTAAAAAAATTAGTACCAACAACCCTCCTTACATAATTATGGGGATTTATAGATATTCTTTTTAAAACAGAAATTACACGTATTTGAATATTTTTTGGTAATTTTTTTAATTGATCTTCTGCTTTTTTAGTAAAAACTATATTAAATATATTATATATCAAAATCCCAACTCTTTTTCAATTTGTTCAATGGATTTAACCTTACCTTTTTTTGCTTCTTTTATTGCTTCAATTATCTCTTTTTTAATATTTTCTGAAAGTTCTAATGTATCTTCTAATAAATCTTCTATTAACTCGTTATAGGTTTCGCTTTCATACATTTTTCTATTCTTAAGTTTTTTAAGAAGTTCTACTTCAATTTGTATTGTTGTATTTACCATAGTATATTATAGTATATTATAGTTTAAATAACTTTCGGTTGATGACATTTAAATTAAATAATTTTTAATAAAAATTAGAAAACAAAAAATTACTTTTCAATTTGAATTGATAAATCACCTTGTATTGTTTCTATTGTTTTTATGTTTCCTGTATTTATCAGTTCATCTTTTATGTCTTCAATATCTAGATATGTCGAAATTATTGCTTTTTTAATATCATCTTTCATAGACATATTGTTTTGCGCTCTATATTGTCTTATTTTAGAAATTAATTCATTTAAAATTTGCGCTTTTTCTTCAGCTTTTATATTTGACCATTGTGTGTATGGTTCAGGCCAAGAGGAATTAACAATAAAATCAGTTGGGTCTGGATAAAATATTT is part of the Candidatus Micrarchaeia archaeon genome and harbors:
- a CDS encoding 30S ribosomal protein S15, with translation MARLHSKKGGKSGSKRIVGKELPANTMKPDEIEKIILKLAKEGNNATAIGLILKKEHQVPSVRAVCNKTLTDILKENGIKIDYPDDILTLIKRAVKMRKHLATNNRDTHNKTKLIHVESKIRRLARYYTDKGKLPADWKYDPDTAALIVK
- a CDS encoding type II toxin-antitoxin system RelE/ParE family toxin, translating into MIYNIFNIVFTKKAEDQLKKLPKNIQIRVISVLKRISINPHNYVRRVVGTNFFRVRIGDYRAIIDINEKEITILVLFVAHRKNIYKNKF